Proteins encoded together in one Lepisosteus oculatus isolate fLepOcu1 chromosome 2, fLepOcu1.hap2, whole genome shotgun sequence window:
- the LOC102696817 gene encoding GDNF-inducible zinc finger protein 1 isoform X1 → MIKDVVRWTLVASHTSNGTLHYRMETIKITMESKGMAANLLTALHSLYEFGYLCDVIVHTEQNGVHEEFSAHRVVLAASSSYFRELFLSEELSGDKMTTVTLHDIGTEDFAAFLKFIYTARVEISPAKLLGLKEVAEKVNCSDLLEACVGSISGQCLGTKSDLSPPGILWRSKSSSLDQASDTKLKEDKRQENGELRKMVSQPSAHTAEIKEKDSDMKGCDDSQNKTSLKDPVGWETRLVVRKPQHEEKESSCAGGKPLRRVLKWHEETYVCDKCSKEFNSVKQYQRHMSREHKVSVLVKYSCDMCNQLVSNHQNLRQHRMTVHSNERLFACTVCDKRFKRPKDINDHTRRVHEKKRKPQVCPFCHKTISSKGGLTVHIRIHTGEKPYKCTDCAASFAQKSSFNTHVRKIHLCAKERKSKPVYWKHVLSNEDDASANILQDDGQPVNDEKIYDIADKKTVVCSNETLGIEEKCSTPSTQKESTIKEADTTKDTDLHCKHERKTDGQTDVRGTGVAEHAVKLYKNGAHGDGESGNQSPPELIEGGNGECDVNDDHDEREDVDPSCSGSDFEEDHKEDENSSEEEQKKESEPLVLKSKKERYVIKCDKCESQFTLRRRFVAHYLEVHQCQPEKFYKCDTCGRSFANYSCWKEHRACVHTEERQFACTLCGATFKRKRDVRAHYVRKHEGRVKRPLCSVCGKILSSRTALVFHMRTHTGEKPYQCSVCNSRFAQPSQLKIHMRCHTGEKPYICEVCGISFSDKGKLNGHRRTHTGERLYKCDVCEKSFSTNEYLKCHKRCHMGAKPYKCEVCGKAFGLRASYVQHSRVHSDTRPYFCEQCGKTFTQQGALRRHQRIHTGEKPYKCKACDRSFTDMSTLRRHVAVHDRKAQWRTYVIDLTTKKDHNWSKIETFGGAYVEDSPVNQDFADILKQAHEEQEKNKNEKRHAVLKQNSQCSNTS, encoded by the exons ATGATAAAGGATGTTGTAAGATGGACTCTTGTAGCATCACACACTTCAAATGGTACCCTCCATTACAG AATGGAGACTATTAAAATCACCATGGAATCCAAAGGCATGGCTGCTAACCTGCTCACTGCACTCCATTCCCTATATGAGTTTGGGTATCTGTGTGATGTGATTGTACATACAGAACAAAATGGCGTCCATGAGGAGTTTTCAGCCCACAGAGTTGTCCTGGCAGCTTCCAGCAGTTATTTCCGGGAGCTGTTTCTAAGCGAGGAGCTCTCTGGTGACAAAATGACCACTGTGACATTGCATGATATCGGCACTGAGGATTTTGCTGCCTTTCTGAAATTCATCTACACGGCTAGAGTGGAGATTTCACCAGCTAAACTGCTGGGATTAAAAGAAGTGGCAGAGAAGGTAAACTGCAGTGATCTTCTTGAGGCTTGTGTGGGCTCCATTTCTGGTCAGTGTTTAGGGACCAAGTCGGATTTATCTCCACCAGGTATTCTTTGGAGATCCAAGAGCTCATCCTTAGACCAGGCCTCAGACACAAAGCTCAAAGAAGATAAACGCCAAGAGAATGGGGAGCTCCGTAAGATGGTCTCACAACCATCTGCGCACACTGCAGAAATTAAAGAGAAGGACAGTGACATGAAGGGGTGTGATGATtcccaaaataaaacatctttgaAAGACCCAGTTGGGTGGGAAACAAGGTTGGTTGTCAGAAAGCCACAGCATGAGGAAAAGGAGTCCAGCTGTGCAGGCGGGAAGCCTCTCAGAAGGGTGCTGAAGTGGCATGAAGAAACCTATGTCTGCGACAAATGCAGTAAGGAATTTAACTCTGTGAAGCAGTACCAGAGGCACATGAGCAGAGAGCACAAGGTCAGCGTGTTAGTGAAGTACAGCTGCGACATGTGCAACCAACTAGTTTCAAACCATCAGAACCTGCGGCAGCACAGGATGACGGTCCACAGCAACGAACGCCTGTTTGCGTGCACCGTTTGCGACAAGAGATTCAAACGCCCCAAAGACATTAACGACCACACCAGGAGGGtccatgagaaaaagagaaagcCCCAGGTCTGTCCTTTCTGTCACAAAACCATCAGTTCAAAGGGTGGACTCACCGTCCACATCAgaattcacacaggagagaaaccatACAAGTGCACAGACTGTGCTGCCAGCTTTGCGCAGAAATCTTCCTTCAACACACATGTGAG GAAAATTCATCTATGTGCTAAAGAGCGGAAGTCCAAACCTGTTTACTGGAAACATGTTCTTTCAAATGAGGATGATGCATCAGCCAATATTTTACAAGATGATGGACAACCTGTAAACGATGAAAAAATCTATGACATAGCCGATAAGAAGACTGTTGTCTGCAGTAATGAGACACTTGGTATTGAAGAAAAGTGTAGTACACCATCTACACAAAAAGAGAGTACTATAAAGGAGGCAGATACAACAAAAGATACTGATTTACACTGTAAGCATGAGAGGAAAACAGACGGCCAGACAGATGTGAGGGGGACAGGTGTTGCAGAACATGCAGTAAAGTTGTATAAAAATGGGGCCCACGGTGATGGAGAGAGTGGAAATCAAAGTCCACCTGAACTAATAGAAGGGGGAAATGGTGAGTGTGATGTAAATGATGATCATGATGAAAGAGAAGATGTTGATCCTTCCTGTTCTGGGTCAGATTTCGAGGAAGATCACAAGGAGGATGAGAACAGCAGTGAAGAGGAACAGAAAAAAGAGTCAGAGCCCCTGGTCCTGAAATCCAAAAAAGAACGGTATGTCATCAAATGTGATAAATGTGAAAGCCAGTTCACTCTGAGGAGGAGGTTTGTGGCTCACTACCTGGAGGTTCATCAATGCCAACCGGAGAAATTCTACAAGTGTGACACCTGTGGAAGGTCCTTTGCCAACTACAGCTGCTGGAAGGAACATCGGGCATGCGTTCACACAGAGGAGCGCCAGTTCGCTTGCACCCTCTGCGGTGCCACCTTCAAGCGTAAGAGGGACGTCCGCGCTCACTATGTGCGCAAACATGAAGGCCGGGTCAAGAGGCCGCTGTGCTCCGTCTGCGGGAAGATCCTGAGCTCCCGAACAGCTCTCGTCTTTCACATGAGGACTCACACTGGAGAGAAACCATACCAGTGTTCTGTGTGTAACAGCAGGTTTGCTCAACCATCGCAGCTCAAGATCCACATGAG GTGTCACACTGGAGAGAAGCCATATATTTGTGAGGTGTGTGGTATCAGTTTCTCTGACAAAGGCAAGCTGAATGGCCATCGTAGGACTCACACAG GTGAGCGACTATATAAATGCGATGTGTGTGAGAAGAGCTTTTCTACGAATGAATACCTAAAATGCCACAAAAGATGCCACATGGGAGCCAAGCCTTACAAGTGTGAAGTCTGTGGGAAAGCATTTGGTCTTCGTGCATCTTATGTCCAGCACAGCAGAGTGCATTCAG atactcGTCCTTATTTCTGCGAGCAGTGTGGGAAGACATTCACTCAGCAGGGAGCTCTCCGGCGTCACCAGaggattcacacaggagagaagccTTACAAGTGCAAAGCCTGTGACCGTAGCTTCACGGACATGTCCACTCTGAGGAGACATGTGGCG GTTCATGACAGAAAGGCACAGTGGAGAACCTATGTGATTGATCTCACCACAAAAAAGGATCACAACTGGTCCAAGATAGAAACATTTGGAGGTGCCTATGTAGAGGACAGCCCTGTTAATCAGGATTTTGCTGACATCCTCAAACAAGCCCatgaagaacaagaaaaaaacaaaaatgaaaaacgtCATGCAGTTCTCAAACAGAATTCCCAGTGTTCAAACACTTCATAA
- the LOC102696817 gene encoding GDNF-inducible zinc finger protein 1 isoform X2, with amino-acid sequence METIKITMESKGMAANLLTALHSLYEFGYLCDVIVHTEQNGVHEEFSAHRVVLAASSSYFRELFLSEELSGDKMTTVTLHDIGTEDFAAFLKFIYTARVEISPAKLLGLKEVAEKVNCSDLLEACVGSISGQCLGTKSDLSPPGILWRSKSSSLDQASDTKLKEDKRQENGELRKMVSQPSAHTAEIKEKDSDMKGCDDSQNKTSLKDPVGWETRLVVRKPQHEEKESSCAGGKPLRRVLKWHEETYVCDKCSKEFNSVKQYQRHMSREHKVSVLVKYSCDMCNQLVSNHQNLRQHRMTVHSNERLFACTVCDKRFKRPKDINDHTRRVHEKKRKPQVCPFCHKTISSKGGLTVHIRIHTGEKPYKCTDCAASFAQKSSFNTHVRKIHLCAKERKSKPVYWKHVLSNEDDASANILQDDGQPVNDEKIYDIADKKTVVCSNETLGIEEKCSTPSTQKESTIKEADTTKDTDLHCKHERKTDGQTDVRGTGVAEHAVKLYKNGAHGDGESGNQSPPELIEGGNGECDVNDDHDEREDVDPSCSGSDFEEDHKEDENSSEEEQKKESEPLVLKSKKERYVIKCDKCESQFTLRRRFVAHYLEVHQCQPEKFYKCDTCGRSFANYSCWKEHRACVHTEERQFACTLCGATFKRKRDVRAHYVRKHEGRVKRPLCSVCGKILSSRTALVFHMRTHTGEKPYQCSVCNSRFAQPSQLKIHMRCHTGEKPYICEVCGISFSDKGKLNGHRRTHTGERLYKCDVCEKSFSTNEYLKCHKRCHMGAKPYKCEVCGKAFGLRASYVQHSRVHSDTRPYFCEQCGKTFTQQGALRRHQRIHTGEKPYKCKACDRSFTDMSTLRRHVAVHDRKAQWRTYVIDLTTKKDHNWSKIETFGGAYVEDSPVNQDFADILKQAHEEQEKNKNEKRHAVLKQNSQCSNTS; translated from the exons ATGGAGACTATTAAAATCACCATGGAATCCAAAGGCATGGCTGCTAACCTGCTCACTGCACTCCATTCCCTATATGAGTTTGGGTATCTGTGTGATGTGATTGTACATACAGAACAAAATGGCGTCCATGAGGAGTTTTCAGCCCACAGAGTTGTCCTGGCAGCTTCCAGCAGTTATTTCCGGGAGCTGTTTCTAAGCGAGGAGCTCTCTGGTGACAAAATGACCACTGTGACATTGCATGATATCGGCACTGAGGATTTTGCTGCCTTTCTGAAATTCATCTACACGGCTAGAGTGGAGATTTCACCAGCTAAACTGCTGGGATTAAAAGAAGTGGCAGAGAAGGTAAACTGCAGTGATCTTCTTGAGGCTTGTGTGGGCTCCATTTCTGGTCAGTGTTTAGGGACCAAGTCGGATTTATCTCCACCAGGTATTCTTTGGAGATCCAAGAGCTCATCCTTAGACCAGGCCTCAGACACAAAGCTCAAAGAAGATAAACGCCAAGAGAATGGGGAGCTCCGTAAGATGGTCTCACAACCATCTGCGCACACTGCAGAAATTAAAGAGAAGGACAGTGACATGAAGGGGTGTGATGATtcccaaaataaaacatctttgaAAGACCCAGTTGGGTGGGAAACAAGGTTGGTTGTCAGAAAGCCACAGCATGAGGAAAAGGAGTCCAGCTGTGCAGGCGGGAAGCCTCTCAGAAGGGTGCTGAAGTGGCATGAAGAAACCTATGTCTGCGACAAATGCAGTAAGGAATTTAACTCTGTGAAGCAGTACCAGAGGCACATGAGCAGAGAGCACAAGGTCAGCGTGTTAGTGAAGTACAGCTGCGACATGTGCAACCAACTAGTTTCAAACCATCAGAACCTGCGGCAGCACAGGATGACGGTCCACAGCAACGAACGCCTGTTTGCGTGCACCGTTTGCGACAAGAGATTCAAACGCCCCAAAGACATTAACGACCACACCAGGAGGGtccatgagaaaaagagaaagcCCCAGGTCTGTCCTTTCTGTCACAAAACCATCAGTTCAAAGGGTGGACTCACCGTCCACATCAgaattcacacaggagagaaaccatACAAGTGCACAGACTGTGCTGCCAGCTTTGCGCAGAAATCTTCCTTCAACACACATGTGAG GAAAATTCATCTATGTGCTAAAGAGCGGAAGTCCAAACCTGTTTACTGGAAACATGTTCTTTCAAATGAGGATGATGCATCAGCCAATATTTTACAAGATGATGGACAACCTGTAAACGATGAAAAAATCTATGACATAGCCGATAAGAAGACTGTTGTCTGCAGTAATGAGACACTTGGTATTGAAGAAAAGTGTAGTACACCATCTACACAAAAAGAGAGTACTATAAAGGAGGCAGATACAACAAAAGATACTGATTTACACTGTAAGCATGAGAGGAAAACAGACGGCCAGACAGATGTGAGGGGGACAGGTGTTGCAGAACATGCAGTAAAGTTGTATAAAAATGGGGCCCACGGTGATGGAGAGAGTGGAAATCAAAGTCCACCTGAACTAATAGAAGGGGGAAATGGTGAGTGTGATGTAAATGATGATCATGATGAAAGAGAAGATGTTGATCCTTCCTGTTCTGGGTCAGATTTCGAGGAAGATCACAAGGAGGATGAGAACAGCAGTGAAGAGGAACAGAAAAAAGAGTCAGAGCCCCTGGTCCTGAAATCCAAAAAAGAACGGTATGTCATCAAATGTGATAAATGTGAAAGCCAGTTCACTCTGAGGAGGAGGTTTGTGGCTCACTACCTGGAGGTTCATCAATGCCAACCGGAGAAATTCTACAAGTGTGACACCTGTGGAAGGTCCTTTGCCAACTACAGCTGCTGGAAGGAACATCGGGCATGCGTTCACACAGAGGAGCGCCAGTTCGCTTGCACCCTCTGCGGTGCCACCTTCAAGCGTAAGAGGGACGTCCGCGCTCACTATGTGCGCAAACATGAAGGCCGGGTCAAGAGGCCGCTGTGCTCCGTCTGCGGGAAGATCCTGAGCTCCCGAACAGCTCTCGTCTTTCACATGAGGACTCACACTGGAGAGAAACCATACCAGTGTTCTGTGTGTAACAGCAGGTTTGCTCAACCATCGCAGCTCAAGATCCACATGAG GTGTCACACTGGAGAGAAGCCATATATTTGTGAGGTGTGTGGTATCAGTTTCTCTGACAAAGGCAAGCTGAATGGCCATCGTAGGACTCACACAG GTGAGCGACTATATAAATGCGATGTGTGTGAGAAGAGCTTTTCTACGAATGAATACCTAAAATGCCACAAAAGATGCCACATGGGAGCCAAGCCTTACAAGTGTGAAGTCTGTGGGAAAGCATTTGGTCTTCGTGCATCTTATGTCCAGCACAGCAGAGTGCATTCAG atactcGTCCTTATTTCTGCGAGCAGTGTGGGAAGACATTCACTCAGCAGGGAGCTCTCCGGCGTCACCAGaggattcacacaggagagaagccTTACAAGTGCAAAGCCTGTGACCGTAGCTTCACGGACATGTCCACTCTGAGGAGACATGTGGCG GTTCATGACAGAAAGGCACAGTGGAGAACCTATGTGATTGATCTCACCACAAAAAAGGATCACAACTGGTCCAAGATAGAAACATTTGGAGGTGCCTATGTAGAGGACAGCCCTGTTAATCAGGATTTTGCTGACATCCTCAAACAAGCCCatgaagaacaagaaaaaaacaaaaatgaaaaacgtCATGCAGTTCTCAAACAGAATTCCCAGTGTTCAAACACTTCATAA